One region of Glycine max cultivar Williams 82 chromosome 9, Glycine_max_v4.0, whole genome shotgun sequence genomic DNA includes:
- the LOC100801997 gene encoding uncharacterized protein — protein sequence MTLQLADRSITRPYRVIEDVLVRVNHFIFPVDFVVMDIFEDIDIPVILGRPFMLTASCIVDMGKRKLELGNGRKSRGSEGENQNMRLPKEVATTTPEQSLEATSEPSAQVVNLPSPQPASHPSTPLLQIPEDPTTPVLVVDTSPPTTPVLQLTNQEDGQTQETHDKSQEF from the exons ATGACTTTGCAAttagctgaccgctccattaccaggcccTATAGAGTGATTGAAGACGTGTTGGTCAGGGTAAATCATTTTATCTTCCCAGTAGACTTTGTGGTCATGGATATCTTTGAAGATATTGACATCCCAGTAATCTTGGGAAGGCCGTTCATGTTGactgcaagctgcatagttgacaTGGGGAAGAGAAAGCTGGAGTTAG GTAATGGGAGAAAgtcaagaggttctgaaggTGAGAACCAAAACATGAGATTGCCCAaagag GTAGCTACTACCACTCCTGAGCAATCCCTTGAGGCTACTTCAGAGCCTTCTGCACAAGTGGTAAACCTACCCTCACCTCAGCCAGCATCACACCCCTCCACTCCTCTTCTACAGATTCCAGAGGATCCAACTACACCAGTCCTAGTTGTGGACACTTCTCCTCCCACTACTCCAGTTCTTCAACTGACAAATCAGGAGGATGGTCAGACACAGGAAACACATGACAAGTCACAAGAATTTTAA